The Mycteria americana isolate JAX WOST 10 ecotype Jacksonville Zoo and Gardens unplaced genomic scaffold, USCA_MyAme_1.0 Scaffold_66, whole genome shotgun sequence genome has a segment encoding these proteins:
- the LOC142404047 gene encoding feather keratin Cos1-1/Cos1-3/Cos2-1-like has protein sequence MSCYNQCLPCQPCGPTPLANSCTEPCVRQCQNSTVIIEPSPVVVTLPGPILSSFPQNTVVGSSTSAAVGSILSSQGVPINSRCCDLSGISSRYCGRTCLPC, from the coding sequence atgtcctgctacaaccagtgcctgccctgccagccctgcggcccgaccccgctggccaacagctgcaccgagccctgtgtcaggcagtgccagaactccaccgtcatcatcgagccctcccccgtggtggtgaccctgcccggacccatcctcagctccttcccgcagaacaccgttgtgggatcctccacctccgctgccgttggcagcatcctcagctctcagggagtgcccatcaactccaggtgctgtgacctctctggcatttccagccgctactgcggcagaacatgcctcccctgctaa